The genomic window ActaataatagaaaacaaagtaaataagtataaataaaaatgagtgaacaaaacaatatattttttttttgttttctagaatttattgtaatgaataaaaataatgaaattacatttaaatcttAGAATTTTTTGAAACCTTTCTTTGCTCCTGTTCCCTTTGTCACTTTCAGTACGTTAAATCTGACTGTTTTACTGAGGGGTCGGCATTCACCAATTGTGACAATATCTCCAATTTCCACatcactaataaataaattaaattaatttataatataatgttgataatactaaaaacaatattgaataacatACCGGAAACAGGGTGATAAGTGAACAGACATATTTTTGTGGCGTTTTTCAAAACGATTGTATTTACTGATGTAATGCAAATAATCCCTCCTGATCACAATAGTTCTTTGCATCTTCATTTTACGCACCATACCAGTCAAGATACGTCCTCGGATAGAAACGTTACCGGTAAATGGACATTTCTTGTCAATGTAAGTTCCATCAATagcctttaaataaataagccatataattagaatacaaatatagttttaatattttattatcataaagcTATTTTGAtactagaatatttaaaataataaatccatTAGCATTttacaattgaaatattaatcagtatttaacatttagaatcgggtatattaatttttaacatgttaTTTATACCATGTTAAAGTTATGCTTTAGCTTAAGAACATTTTTAGTATGTacctaatgatattaaattattaaaataatttattaataaaatattataaaaatcctgAACTAAAGCaactattatgattaaattttgagaaacattttcaaattttggtATATTACTGAATATCATGATGTACAGATAATATCTAGAGAAATTGCCATgttcatttttgaaaacttctttagaaaaatatatatttaaatgtttatttattttacagtaattGTCATATAGATTAAccttacataggtacataacatgtagatatttttgttgtaagatgtagttatattataatgataatattatgatacagaCAAGTACATTCTTATGATAATTTGtttactacaataaaaactgtaATCTTTTTCAgcaacacaatttaaaatcaaagtaaGTTTACTCATAAGACCGTCGTGTTAGTatcatcatataatttttaagaatttaaatttaaaattaattcactatttatataaaatataaaaaaaagaatttacaCGGTTATCAGTAACACAGTTGAAAATCAAAGTAACTCATAAGACCGTCGTGTTAGTATCATCATATAAttctttagattttaaatttaaaacatatatattattattattaaataatatagaaaaacatGAGTTTACATATTTGTgttataagatttaaatataatattataataaatttggtacagacaagtacatttttataattattgatattacaataacaacTGTAATCTTTTTCagtaacacaatttaaaatcaaagtaaGTTTACTCATAAGACCGTCGTGTTAGTATCAtcatatagtttttaagaatttaaatttaaaatgtatttacaatttttactatacattaaaaaaaaataattaatttacagttaTCAGTAACACagcataaaatcaaaataaagttaCTCATAAGACCGTCGTGTTAAtatcatcataaaatattttaggtcTTGAATTAGTATCATtagtattcatattaaatatggaGAATGCATTTTGTGCAAGTCAGTAACAcagtttataatcaaaataagttTACTCATAAGACCGTCGTGTTAATATCATCATGgaaattttaactacctaaattattagttgtttatgataatattttaaaagttatcagataaccattataaaatcaaagtaaTTTAACTCATAAGACCGTCGTGTTGTTctcatcataattaatatattgtaacatatttacaataaggaaaccataattttattttaataacctcAAAGTATCAGATAACACATTTTGAAATCAGTCAAATAATCATAAGACCGTCGTGTTAGTATCATCatgtaaatctaaattataacactaaggtaacacataaatatttcattgggCAAATtccaacaaatttattaaatatgatccATGCGAACAGATATATCTGATATTAAATAaggcattttaaatttgatttgttaaaaacaagttatatgtaaaatataattgattaaacaATTGCTtgcaatttaacaatttaatacaaatcgcTTTATCTATACCTAAGAGATTTACtggtaaattaaatgtaattagataaaatacaagtaaattttactgtagaattaaattaatacttattgaaaatcacattaaaagttaattataaaaataaatactgacCTCTCTGGGGGTTTTAAAACCGAGACCAACGCTACGGTAGTGACGGAGAGGCTTCTTCTTCTTGGATTCCTTACGGTTCAAGAATACAGTGGGTTGTTTTTGAAAAGCTTTTTCGGTCTATAAACAAGGAATAATTGATATAGTTTAAAGCAATACATAATGTAAAAGTATTCCATGTGGTCTGAATATCTAACACaccaatgaaataataaaacttcaaAACAGTACTATAGCGTTAAACCGATTTTAAATCgtaagataattaataaatattacctgaTCAGCCATATTGAGTAGTGTActgagaaaataatttagaaaaactaaaaattttctGACACCAGTTCACAAAACAAAcgtcaaaaaaattgaaggaaAGTATCCGAATCTCTTCTAGCCATACATAACCTCAAAATTATGCGCGACGAACGTCGGAACATCGCCGTTTGCCGTCGCGTTTTTCATGGATGATAAAACATTCTAACGTGACCAAATCAAGTTcgcaaaatttgaatttgaatgattacatttttataatttagttgtgATAACGTAGAAGATAAATAAgcgtactattaaatatatgacttCGAGTGTGGAGTTTTTTATatggattattataatttaaaattataatgtataattaatccaaattttaatatcataaaatattaaattgtatacgttTTGAAACATTGAGATATTGAGTacaggtataaataatattaggtagagTCGTAGAGAGCCTCTGGCTCTctaatattaggtaattaataagacataggtacctatttactaaACATTGAGTTTCTatctaatatagatatttatcataaaaattaacttttattttattttgtcatgatACTATATTGtctgtacctatactattgaATAGAATTGTATAACTATTCAGGAATAagataattcaaaaatcaaaataatagataacagACTTTTACGAACAAGTATAGGAGTCCTAACCTAacgatatacttataaattataattatgcttATATCTTTGGtctcaataataaaatctcctagaattatataatattaaaattatttataattatttcattaaataataggtacctatgtatattgtatgtataataggtatttgtaaaattccaaaaagtgatatatatattatatacatgtgtgtgtggaatatattagtaggtaatataagtaatatgttagaattaaatatgacCAGTTGACAGACATTAATAGATAATTCTTAGCGatagtgttattaattattaattattattgagtaagtataatactgaaatatgacattcaaaaataatattagaatttgcACTAACGGGTCGTTTTAACCATTTGAACAGctctaaattaaaacaaactgtTATAAATAGTACTTAATAGGTACCAATACATCTATGCTTGATCAATATCTATCTAAAATTCTTGAGTTTTtagtgatatttatatttcctaatcttataaaactatttgactaaattcaaaacaatctTAATAtgctttttacttttattgtacTATTACCATAAATTATCCTATAGTCtattacaatgttattataataataatttatctcaaCAGCaaactatgtattttaatctAGGAAgaaggttttaaaaaaaatcaatatataaattataatttgtgttagAGGCTCAGGCACCAAACTTTTCAAGGACATCAAAAGTATTaaacaatcatattttattattattataatatattaatattacctacctacaaattataaaatgtatattttatagttaaattaattactattttagtaataaaaaacttttttctagttaatatttaacactatCGCGAGTATCGTCTGTATCATGACACCGACATGATATTTGTCAATTGTCATGGTCTGTATCTACTGATTACTTTAACAGAGATCATATTAATGACATTGTTGATAGGTATGCAGTGACGCGACGTAACCAAGAAGGAGGAGGGCTTAAGGAGCTATACCTCCCACCAAATTGgccgtatttttatattgttttgaaatacctatttaaatttaaatatggaaattgtcttacaaattttaattatttaactaatatatttcttgttattagttttatcttgtatacctaatagaatatttgagttaaaaagtgtttattcatttcttttttgttgttgtttttgattttcaataactcaAGTTATTAAAAGTGTTTAGCCCTCTCCATAAAAAAATCCTGGCTACGCCTctgtatgtatgtaataaaactatataaatactaataagtaatcactatacattattttgaattaagtaaCTAgtcaatgtaggtatataataaatatttttttttcaattaaagtaaataggGATTAGGggcttactattattatagtatattatagatttatagaatagaatagcataaaaataaccaataataggtcacatatttttttttttattaaccatatgatgtttttattaaaaatgaaaatgtataggtaatgaATAAAACTAAACCCTAGCAAAAGTGACCTTCTCTAGGTACTTCTTCTTAATTCTGACTTGGGcagtataatcaattatttttagtttcttgagtattaattgtaataagcgatcaaatcttttttttttaatcgaatgCATGAACAAACACATAATCATTACATTATGTTAGTCAGTATTAAAAGTTTCTTAGAGCAAGCTTTAAATAACAAGttagaaattacaaaaaaaaaaaattatcaaataaaaaatattatattttataaataaaactaggaATACAAAATAGCGTCATCTATGGaagatctataatattataatgacccAGGTATTCATTTTGTTCCCATCATCCTCCTCATAATCATGTAGTATGGGTTATGTACtatagtaggtatgtataggtaatcaAATAATGTGATCATTGCGCCTCGGTTCACCAATGATAGTTAGCATGccattatgtttgtatatattatatacctagttagGTATGTATTGATATCATAAATGGATgtgtttatgtaggtacccatgtatcatgtatgtatatatgtatatacactaTCCGTATAAGGCTAGaacaattaaaagttaaaatcaaaacatacaCGTATAGTTGCTGTGAAATTATCCAGGTTTACAATTAAATCAGTAAAAGCAACATACAACAATAGTCAACAATACAGGGAATAatcttgaaataatattgaacattcGAACCGATGGTTtttaacatcaataaaatagtaaaataccaTCAACTGCGATAATACTACTGCTAGAGAATAGAGATATTgtcaatgatttaatttaggtAAGTACGTAAATGCTTAACATTAGTAATCAATGTAGAGAAATACCTATAGACCTTAGGCATTATTCATTAACGTTTAagtaatttacaaacaatatagccaatataggtatatataatatatagacaacTAGGCAAGgttgtaaaatcaaataagtttatctattattttgtattatacatttactacTACGGTCTACGAGTAGCAaagtagtttataatattaggtatggataattttgtttaacaaattatttaaataggttttttttatattttatttaagtaaaaaaaattacaatctgtacacaataaattcaataagtaattgtgataataacatttatttacttatcctAACCTGTCGGCTGTCCTGGTCGGGCTGAGAAGTGACTATTGCCATTACCTATTTCCATTTTCCAATAATAGGAAATGAggttagaaatttaaaattatgctaCACAATGCACAGGAAAATCGgtcaactaatataaatagccAGATAGGTAAGTATAGCCAGTAAAGGTAGGTACTAATGCTGACAATGTGgaactatcatattattatgacattttgTAATGTGCTATACTGTTATAGAATGTGAGCGCATGTacagtatagtaataaataataatatacatataaagttgtaaattataattcatagatttatctataatagttAAAGTGGTCACTAGATAgtagatacaaaataatatgtattttatctgTGAGTTAAACAGCGTTCAATcccagaaatattaattatatttatggctAAATTTCGTCTGATAAttcatctataaattataattgagtgAGGGAATACACACATGAAAAACACAATATGTATGGACCATTAGAGCATCCACACTATACTAcgcaataattacataaatattaagaatatattaattatattatataaaaaaattaataattattattcatttaatagttattacttattaaaattaggtataattctaaaataaaaaaaaaaaggtattaatagtatctatattttatgtaggtattacgtattaaaatattgttaaacgaTAAacatatcttaaattttttcttaaatataatattgcattttacgtccttaacaatataaaagttattaaaaacagttattaattattattataagttattatagttacttataaatgttaagtacctaattaaataattataaaaaaaaaaaattaaatttttgtagttaaattcgaataatctaaaattttgtcatttatataattatttcggaataattttaacaaatttttgtttttttttttttattatttgcagttatttttttggtgtacctatataggtataatatgaatttgaaaGTTTgagaattttgattattttaaaagtacctacctTTATTTGTAGATActgatgttataatttttattaaaatctgagTAAAAACTATACCTTAGACTTCTCTTATGTATTATGTCAGAAAACTGAACCCATATTTTTGGTGaaaaaacactatttattatttgttacctaatatattgtatattaaataaacacaacattttattatagctaaattttcaagtttgtctgatatataactatacaagtatagtgtatacaatagTATGCAAAACATTCTTCATTTGAAAAGGAAGATCAATAAACGGACAATAATAAGAACTATTTTCCTACATCgtcattttctaaattaaattattgagtaATATGTGGGCATGTTGATATGTTTCTATACACGTCTTTTAcctttataacattttagtagaggtattcaaaatattattctcatgtaattatataagtaaataactaTGAAGCtgtgaatttaaattgtaaactataatattagttatatagtaggtaggtacctaatatactaTTGACTATACTTTAGTACTATTAGTACtaatgtatatctatattctatttatgcataaatgtattacaatgctgttatttttcataactcGAATTATctagttttgtaaaaatttgattaaaacatTAAGCCTCAGGTCAATAATTTCCAAATTGTGTGCCACAATGTATTAATactgtatactcgtatataggGGGCATTTAGGGTCGTAGAGTCGCCGATCGTTATCgag from Aphis gossypii isolate Hap1 chromosome 1, ASM2018417v2, whole genome shotgun sequence includes these protein-coding regions:
- the LOC114128199 gene encoding 40S ribosomal protein S11 yields the protein MADQTEKAFQKQPTVFLNRKESKKKKPLRHYRSVGLGFKTPREAIDGTYIDKKCPFTGNVSIRGRILTGMVRKMKMQRTIVIRRDYLHYISKYNRFEKRHKNMSVHLSPCFRDVEIGDIVTIGECRPLSKTVRFNVLKVTKGTGAKKGFKKF